A single genomic interval of Microbacterium sp. zg-Y1090 harbors:
- a CDS encoding acetylxylan esterase: MPRFDLSPAELAVYRPDVREPHDFDGFWERTLQESRARGGEVTRERVATPFTVLEVFDVTFPGFDGDPVRAWLTLPRGAEGPLPAVVEYNGYGGGRGLPGERSTWATAGYAHLFMDTRGQGSTWGSGGDTPDPHGAGPAANGFMTRGILDPEQYYYRRVFTDAVRAVDAVRAMPEVDPTRVAVTGGSQGGGITLAVAGLCDGLVAAMPDVPFLCHFDRAVGLTDSDPYQEVVRYLSVHRGADEAVFRTLSYFDGVAFARRATAPSLFSVALLDPVCPPSTVYAAFNHYRGEKAIEVYTHNEHEGGQAYQWFAQAAFLGRQVSRG; the protein is encoded by the coding sequence GTGCCCCGCTTCGACCTCTCTCCCGCCGAGCTCGCCGTCTACCGACCCGATGTGCGCGAACCGCACGATTTCGACGGGTTCTGGGAGCGCACGCTGCAGGAGTCGCGCGCCCGCGGCGGCGAGGTGACGCGCGAGCGCGTCGCCACCCCGTTCACGGTGCTCGAGGTCTTCGACGTCACCTTCCCGGGGTTCGACGGCGACCCGGTGCGCGCCTGGCTGACCCTGCCCCGCGGCGCGGAGGGCCCGCTTCCGGCAGTCGTGGAGTACAACGGCTACGGCGGGGGACGGGGTCTTCCCGGGGAGCGCAGCACCTGGGCGACCGCCGGCTATGCCCACCTGTTCATGGACACCCGCGGTCAGGGCTCGACCTGGGGCTCGGGCGGGGACACCCCCGATCCGCACGGGGCGGGACCCGCTGCGAACGGGTTCATGACCCGCGGCATCCTCGACCCGGAGCAGTACTACTACCGCCGCGTGTTCACCGACGCGGTGCGCGCGGTCGACGCCGTCCGGGCGATGCCCGAGGTCGACCCGACACGCGTCGCCGTCACGGGAGGCAGCCAGGGCGGCGGCATCACGCTGGCCGTGGCGGGGCTGTGCGACGGTCTCGTCGCGGCCATGCCCGACGTGCCGTTCCTGTGCCACTTCGATCGCGCCGTGGGGCTCACCGACAGCGATCCCTATCAGGAGGTCGTGCGCTATCTCTCCGTGCACCGCGGCGCGGACGAGGCGGTGTTCCGCACCCTGTCGTACTTCGACGGGGTCGCCTTCGCGCGTCGGGCGACGGCGCCGTCGCTGTTCTCGGTCGCCCTCCTCGACCCGGTGTGCCCGCCGTCGACCGTCTACGCGGCGTTCAACCACTACCGCGGCGAGAAGGCGATCGAGGTCTACACCCACAACGAGCACGAGGGCGGGCAGGCGTACCAGTGGTTCGCGCAGGCCGCCTTCCTCGGCCGGCAGGTGTCGCGCGGGTGA
- a CDS encoding GNAT family N-acetyltransferase, translating into MAELRVEELSASTIVAVNNMSLKPGQERFLAPESYAIAATVVNPATAWQRVVLDGDEVVGFVSANFDPEAPQEHFRSVLWRINVDADDQGRGVGRFAVEQLLAEARDRGMDHVDVIYEGGEGGPETFFRRVGFTPVGETEFGEIVAEVRL; encoded by the coding sequence ATGGCTGAGCTGCGTGTAGAGGAACTGTCCGCATCCACGATCGTCGCGGTGAACAACATGTCGCTCAAGCCCGGGCAGGAGCGCTTCCTCGCCCCCGAGAGCTACGCGATCGCCGCGACCGTCGTCAACCCCGCCACCGCCTGGCAGCGCGTCGTGCTCGACGGCGACGAGGTCGTCGGCTTCGTCAGCGCGAACTTCGACCCGGAGGCCCCGCAGGAGCACTTCCGCTCCGTGCTGTGGCGCATCAACGTGGATGCCGACGACCAGGGGCGCGGCGTCGGCCGCTTCGCCGTCGAGCAGCTGCTCGCGGAGGCCCGCGACCGCGGCATGGACCACGTCGACGTCATCTACGAGGGTGGCGAGGGCGGTCCGGAGACCTTCTTCCGCCGCGTGGGCTTCACCCCCGTCGGCGAGACCGAGTTCGGCGAGATCGTCGCCGAGGTGCGCCTCTAG
- a CDS encoding NADP-dependent isocitrate dehydrogenase translates to MTEPTIIYTYTDEAPALATASFLPIVQAYTGQAGVSVETRDISLTGRVLAAFPQRLTTQQQVGDALAELGGLATLPEANIIKLPNISASIPQLKAAIAELQAAGYDIPDYPDEPATLEEKDIRARYDRIKGSAVNPVLREGNSDRRAPLSVKNYARKHPHRNKPFAEGSKTRVATLGHDDFKSNETSVVIPADDVLTIQHVASDGTVTTLKEGLKVLPGEIVDGTFLSAAALDAFLADTLRAAAADDVLYSVHLKATMMKVSDPIIFGHVVRAYFADVFARYGDRIAAAGLTPNDGLGGILSGLKGVDGGEEIIAAFTDAMAQGPRLSYVNSDKGITNLHVPSDVIVDASMPALVRNGGKLWGADGGEDDTIAVIPDSSYAGVYQTVIDDVIAHGPLDPATIGSVPNVGLMAQAAEEYGSHDKTFEIASEGVVQVVNSAGDVLLEHTVAPGDIWRATQTKDIAVRDWVKLAVTRARATGAPAVFWLDASRAHDAQLIEKVKTYLADHDTEGLTIEILAPAEATQYSLDRIRKGEDTISVTGNVLRDYLTDLFPILEVGTSAKMLSIVPLLAGGGLFETGAGGSAPKHVQQLLSENYLRWDSLGEFFALAASLEHLATTTGNVKAQVLADTLDAATGTFLEQDRSPGRKLGTIDNRGSHFYLALYWAQELARQTADADLAAVFAPIAEALASQEEQIVAELNAVQGSPVDIGGYYRPDGALVEGVMRPSETFNAVIDSIG, encoded by the coding sequence GTGACCGAGCCGACCATCATCTACACGTACACCGACGAGGCGCCGGCGCTGGCGACGGCATCGTTCCTGCCCATCGTGCAGGCCTACACCGGTCAGGCTGGGGTGTCCGTCGAGACGCGGGACATCTCGCTGACCGGCCGCGTGCTGGCCGCTTTCCCCCAGCGTCTGACGACGCAGCAGCAGGTCGGCGACGCGCTCGCCGAGCTCGGCGGCCTCGCGACGCTGCCCGAGGCGAACATCATCAAGCTTCCCAACATCTCCGCCTCCATCCCCCAGCTCAAGGCGGCCATCGCCGAGCTGCAGGCGGCCGGCTACGACATCCCCGACTACCCGGATGAGCCCGCCACCCTCGAGGAGAAGGACATCCGCGCCCGGTACGACCGCATCAAGGGCTCCGCGGTGAACCCGGTGCTGCGCGAGGGCAACAGCGACCGCCGCGCGCCGCTGTCGGTGAAGAACTACGCCCGCAAGCACCCGCACCGCAACAAGCCCTTCGCCGAGGGCTCCAAGACGCGTGTCGCCACGCTCGGCCACGACGACTTCAAGTCCAACGAGACCTCCGTGGTGATCCCCGCCGATGACGTGCTGACGATCCAGCACGTGGCATCCGACGGCACCGTCACCACCCTCAAGGAAGGGCTGAAGGTGCTCCCCGGCGAGATCGTGGATGGCACCTTCCTCTCCGCCGCGGCCCTGGACGCGTTCCTGGCCGACACGCTGCGCGCAGCCGCGGCTGACGACGTGCTGTACTCGGTGCACTTGAAGGCCACGATGATGAAGGTCAGCGACCCGATCATCTTCGGCCACGTCGTGCGCGCCTACTTCGCCGACGTCTTCGCCCGCTACGGCGACCGCATCGCCGCCGCCGGCCTCACGCCGAACGACGGTCTCGGCGGCATCCTGTCGGGCCTGAAGGGCGTCGACGGCGGCGAGGAGATCATCGCCGCCTTCACCGACGCGATGGCACAGGGCCCGCGCCTGTCGTATGTCAACTCCGACAAGGGCATCACCAACCTGCACGTGCCGTCCGACGTCATCGTGGATGCCTCGATGCCGGCGCTCGTGCGCAACGGCGGCAAGCTCTGGGGCGCCGACGGCGGCGAGGACGACACCATCGCGGTCATTCCCGACTCGTCGTACGCCGGGGTGTACCAGACCGTCATCGACGACGTCATCGCGCACGGCCCGCTGGACCCCGCCACCATCGGCAGCGTTCCCAACGTCGGCCTCATGGCGCAGGCGGCCGAGGAGTACGGCAGCCACGACAAGACGTTCGAGATCGCGTCGGAGGGCGTCGTGCAGGTGGTGAACTCCGCCGGCGACGTGCTGCTGGAGCACACCGTCGCCCCCGGCGACATCTGGCGTGCGACGCAGACCAAGGACATCGCCGTGCGCGACTGGGTGAAGCTCGCCGTCACCCGCGCGCGCGCCACCGGCGCCCCCGCCGTGTTCTGGCTCGACGCGTCCCGCGCGCACGACGCACAGCTCATCGAGAAGGTCAAGACCTACCTCGCCGACCACGACACCGAGGGCCTCACGATCGAGATCCTCGCGCCGGCCGAAGCCACCCAGTACTCGCTGGACCGCATCCGCAAGGGCGAGGACACCATCTCGGTCACCGGCAACGTGCTGCGCGACTACCTCACCGACCTCTTCCCGATCCTCGAGGTCGGCACGAGCGCCAAGATGCTCTCGATCGTCCCGCTGCTGGCCGGGGGAGGCCTCTTCGAAACCGGCGCCGGCGGCTCGGCGCCCAAGCACGTGCAGCAGCTGCTGAGCGAGAACTACCTGCGGTGGGATTCCCTGGGTGAATTCTTCGCGCTGGCGGCATCCCTCGAGCACCTGGCGACGACGACCGGCAACGTGAAGGCGCAGGTGCTGGCCGACACGCTGGATGCCGCGACCGGCACGTTCCTCGAGCAGGACCGCTCACCCGGCCGCAAGCTCGGCACGATCGACAACCGCGGCAGCCACTTCTACCTCGCGCTGTACTGGGCGCAGGAGCTGGCCCGCCAGACCGCCGATGCCGACCTCGCCGCGGTGTTCGCGCCGATCGCCGAGGCGCTGGCGTCGCAGGAGGAGCAGATCGTCGCCGAACTGAACGCGGTGCAGGGCTCGCCCGTCGACATCGGCGGGTACTACCGCCCCGACGGCGCCCTGGTCGAGGGCGTCATGCGGCCGTCGGAGACGTTCAACGCCGTGATCGACAGCATCGGCTGA